One segment of Pseudovibrio sp. M1P-2-3 DNA contains the following:
- a CDS encoding DUF6950 family protein — protein MNLENWLRQQGAAPCVLGVSDCSLTLADWAVHCGYPDGAAHLRGTYATEAEMYKKINSYGDLVGVVEVCANHAGCAPTNQRAVGVIAVIGSPTNVRRQWGAIWNGGAWMVRLHTGFEAVAAHSLKMWKVL, from the coding sequence ATGAACCTTGAAAACTGGCTGCGGCAGCAGGGAGCAGCCCCTTGCGTGCTCGGGGTCTCTGACTGTTCGCTTACGCTTGCCGATTGGGCGGTCCATTGCGGATATCCCGATGGGGCTGCGCACTTGCGCGGCACCTATGCGACAGAGGCTGAAATGTACAAAAAAATCAACAGTTATGGAGATCTGGTTGGAGTGGTTGAGGTCTGCGCGAACCATGCAGGCTGTGCTCCAACCAACCAGCGGGCCGTCGGTGTGATTGCCGTGATTGGTAGCCCAACCAATGTGCGCCGGCAATGGGGCGCAATCTGGAATGGTGGGGCGTGGATGGTGCGCTTGCACACTGGCTTTGAAGCTGTGGCCGCGCACTCATTGAAAATGTGGAAGGTGCTTTAA
- a CDS encoding phage tail protein, which yields MPTAIVTGVAWIVSNGAALLGASVATQAVLAGAVATTLGSTIGLAAIGLGLSMGVNYLTSSLFGSKKPNVPKPEDGKQNLKQNVPVLSFAYGRVKKGGDFVFLEERDGVAYNIIVLVAHSVRGNFKIYLNDTPVRLNGDGWVTGVESADEDSDKYYVHNKVKIQTRTGLAHESAYPDVVSKFSDIWSPDHRGDGLTSVFMSAKSVDAEKYTTVFPVGLPAPVAAFDAKDDLFDPRSEQQGYSENLALIRLDHLTAPFGGKLTLEDINLESFAYAATVCDELTQTRNGTLEPRYYGGFFAGYDVDPVAVGRTIDQAADLVLYEDNEGKMAVHAGEWVEPDIHIKDKDILECDYKLSLNPLTHIEAVRGRWTNPRMDYNTEDAAIFGNPYVSENDERSSTLDNVSVQRHNHMQRLQKLAFIRQRAPQVALRVDYFAAVDLNLKRFVRVTKQPQMNAVCIEIKGVPKLRFSPQLCWEFEGLEVPDNLYAFDPLIDEGTAASTPDKIGSKAIPAPQDFSVVIKTQSQSGASIAYAEATFTRYSDALKYELEEVLVETGQINKSYAESEDEIVRSSYLVDGAVYRFRLRARSTLGVASEWTAPITLAAVADPTAPPLPENFSAQGGEGTALLLFRAANSANFGATQIYRGTNPDQGDAQRLETVYSGPSLEISYEDNETTPGLYYYWASSLNRSGVESDLVIAADCPVEIT from the coding sequence ATGCCAACTGCAATTGTAACCGGGGTTGCATGGATCGTTTCTAACGGCGCCGCGCTTCTGGGCGCATCAGTTGCCACGCAAGCTGTTCTGGCTGGGGCCGTTGCCACGACTCTTGGCTCCACAATCGGGCTTGCGGCAATTGGGCTGGGACTCTCAATGGGGGTTAATTATCTTACGTCCAGCCTATTCGGGTCCAAAAAGCCTAACGTGCCCAAACCGGAGGATGGAAAGCAAAACTTAAAACAAAATGTACCTGTGTTGTCCTTTGCATATGGCCGGGTCAAAAAGGGTGGTGATTTTGTCTTTTTGGAAGAGCGGGACGGTGTTGCTTATAACATTATCGTTTTGGTGGCGCATTCGGTGCGCGGCAATTTTAAAATCTATCTGAATGATACACCGGTGCGGCTAAACGGTGATGGCTGGGTGACCGGGGTTGAGAGCGCTGATGAGGATTCAGATAAATACTACGTACACAACAAGGTCAAGATTCAGACCAGAACCGGATTGGCGCACGAAAGCGCGTATCCTGACGTCGTGTCAAAGTTTTCTGACATCTGGTCTCCAGATCATCGTGGTGATGGACTGACCTCTGTGTTTATGAGTGCAAAAAGTGTTGATGCGGAGAAGTACACAACGGTTTTCCCGGTTGGCCTTCCGGCTCCTGTTGCTGCCTTTGACGCCAAAGATGATCTGTTTGATCCTCGCTCTGAACAACAGGGGTATTCTGAAAATCTGGCATTAATTCGCCTTGATCATTTAACGGCCCCGTTTGGGGGGAAACTGACACTTGAAGATATCAATCTAGAAAGTTTTGCGTACGCTGCGACGGTCTGCGATGAATTGACCCAAACCCGTAATGGCACCCTTGAGCCACGGTATTATGGCGGCTTTTTCGCTGGCTACGACGTGGACCCTGTTGCTGTGGGCCGGACCATCGACCAAGCTGCGGATTTGGTTCTTTATGAAGACAACGAAGGTAAGATGGCAGTGCATGCAGGCGAATGGGTTGAGCCTGATATTCATATCAAGGATAAAGATATTTTGGAGTGTGATTATAAACTTTCACTCAATCCTCTCACACATATTGAAGCGGTACGCGGGCGTTGGACCAACCCTAGAATGGACTATAACACCGAAGATGCCGCGATTTTTGGCAATCCTTACGTATCTGAAAATGATGAACGCTCTTCGACACTTGATAATGTGTCGGTGCAGCGACATAACCATATGCAGCGCTTGCAAAAACTCGCCTTTATCCGCCAACGGGCACCGCAGGTGGCCTTGCGGGTGGATTATTTTGCGGCGGTGGATTTAAATCTGAAAAGGTTTGTGAGGGTGACGAAACAGCCACAAATGAACGCTGTGTGTATTGAGATTAAAGGGGTTCCCAAACTTAGATTTTCACCGCAGTTGTGCTGGGAATTTGAGGGGCTTGAAGTTCCAGATAATCTTTATGCGTTTGATCCTTTGATTGATGAAGGAACGGCGGCAAGTACGCCAGATAAAATCGGGTCTAAAGCTATCCCTGCCCCACAAGATTTTTCAGTGGTAATCAAAACACAAAGCCAATCCGGGGCCTCGATAGCTTATGCCGAGGCCACGTTTACCCGGTACAGCGATGCCTTGAAATATGAGCTTGAAGAGGTATTAGTTGAAACAGGGCAAATCAATAAGAGTTACGCAGAAAGCGAGGATGAAATTGTGCGCAGCTCCTATCTGGTTGACGGGGCTGTGTACCGTTTCCGGTTGCGAGCCAGATCAACACTAGGGGTTGCCTCTGAGTGGACAGCTCCGATCACATTAGCCGCTGTTGCGGACCCCACCGCCCCCCCTCTGCCTGAAAATTTTTCGGCTCAAGGCGGGGAAGGGACGGCGCTGTTATTGTTTCGCGCCGCCAATTCGGCTAATTTTGGTGCAACCCAGATCTATCGGGGCACAAACCCGGACCAAGGGGACGCACAACGCCTTGAAACTGTCTATTCCGGCCCGTCTTTGGAAATTTCCTACGAAGATAACGAGACCACTCCGGGGCTTTATTATTATTGGGCGTCCTCTCTGAACCGGTCCGGGGTGGAAAGTGATCTTGTGATTGCTGCCGATTGTCCGGTTGAGATCACCTAA